In Montipora foliosa isolate CH-2021 chromosome 13, ASM3666993v2, whole genome shotgun sequence, one DNA window encodes the following:
- the LOC137983146 gene encoding uncharacterized protein gives MGFGFSVIILAAGSFFLLAFEQGSCLPTNIQMSDYAKKPLTTEEAVDILKLLKAALEELTDEQVLRVLKRSMLLYFKVCLFPYPPPKLDEMPDLKGAVKDESPSPLQKRNQLRKLLLESVKSVNPQETLNFLKSSIKFRLKYCSSPGRNETFPIPSPERAPKPPPVVTSTASEKVINQTETKRAVDVPELEVENDESKTTEDHEIEKMLSILSELSEKSGSSREKPSRAQDVINNPAGKQATENYDDVAKPERETRLQEPRSPMKTPNNTFAFPRGNKPSWVGIAVKNSGGIHQRNPPLSRKLNRAPTLNTNPQVNLQDIRLKTLSNTRVRVPNLINLAANNFRNRSISGNVNGSPNKNSQVNMENVGSEKKISNPFVDGPNLIVPADTEHKNEHSVVETSGKLGNAVLQENSNKGEFSSVMRIDYNEEALDKKPEMIGVDMGLVV, from the exons ATGggttttggtttcagtgttatcATCCTCGCTGCCGGTTCGTTTTTCCTGCTGGCATTTGAACAAGGTTCTTGTCTTCCCACCAATATTCAAATGAGTG attacGCTAAAAAGCCATTGACCACAGAGGAAGCAGTCGATATTCTAAAATTGTTGAAGGCTGCCTTAGAAGAGTTAACAGACGAACAAGTCTTGCGCGTTTTGAAACGATCCATGCTTCTGTATTTCAAAGTCTGCCTCTTTCCTTACCCGCCTCCAAAGCTCGATGAGATGCCTGATCTTAAAG GAGCCGTAAAAGATGAAAGCCCTTCACCGTTGCAAAAACGGAATCAGCTAAGAAAACTTCTACTTGAAAGCGTCAAATCGGTCAACCCACAAGAAACCTTGAATTTCCTAAAATCCTCCATAAAGTTTCGACTTAAGTATTGCAGTTCTCCAGGTCGCAACGAAACCTTTCCAATCCCAAGCCCAGAGAGAGCACCAAAACCCCCTCCAGTGGTGACTTCAACTGCTTCCGAGAAAGTAATAAACCAAACAGAAACGAAAAGGGCAGTTGATGTTCCAGAGCTGGAGGTAGAAAATGATGAGAGCAAAACAACAGAGGACCACGAGAttgaaaaaatgttatcaatccTGTCCGAACTAAGTGAGAAATCGGGTTCTTCGCGGGAAAAACCCTCCCGGGCGCAAGATGTCATCAACAACCCCGCGGGAAAACAAGCGACTGAAAACTACGACGATGTAGCCAAACCTGAGAGGGAAACCAGACTTCAAGAGCCTCGGTCGCCGATGAAAACGCCAAATAACACCTTTGCTTTTCCCCGTGGGAACAAGCCTTCTTGGGTGGGAATCGCGGTAAAGAATTCTGGAGGCATCCATCAGAGGAACCCTCCCCTGTCAAGAAAGCTTAACAGGGCCCCCACATTGAATACCAATCCCCAAGTGAATTTGCAGGACATTAGGTTAAAGACGTTGTCAAACACTCGAGTTAGAGTACCAAACTTGATCAATCTTGCAGCAAATAATTTTAGAAACCGCTCTATTTCGGGAAACGTTAATGGATCTCCCAACAAAAATTCCCAAGTAAATATGGAAAACGTtggctctgagaaaaaaatatcaaatccCTTCGTTGATGGACCAAACCTGATTGTCCCAGCTGATACCGAACATAAAAACGAACACTCCGTCGTGGAAACTTCGGGTAAACTCGGAAACGCCGTTTTACAAGAGAACAGCAATAAAGGCGAGTTTAGCAGTGTGATGAGAATCGACTACAATGAGGAGGCACTCGACAAGAAGCCAGAGATGATCGGAGTTGATATGGGTCTTGTCGTATAG
- the LOC137983324 gene encoding uncharacterized protein, translating into MGFIWSYIPVATVLFFLVAFEQGSCMPTSNQVSDYAKRRMTADEAVDVQKLLKDASQELTNEQVLRVLRRSILLYFKVCLFPYPPPTVDELPGPEGVLEDDHTPAAKEKGLRELLLESVQLTDPEKTLEFLKSSIKFRLLYCSLPTFNASFPMHTTQETASEITEGISPGNSTVNLDQTGTGQAVSNSLEVDTQGSIKREASDEINNEKTLSIVAEPEAKSAPSPNKVSLTQAVENDPAEERESKKNLNSAKPDLESRLETQSPINSQKNQLDFLRQNKATRVGTIIQNSAGIGIRKVSMSKKLNGSPSTDPRSSSEIIDSNKKPSNPLVGGSDMVFPANQEHKNEHPSLETSEKARKAGNSNEGEFRSVMRINYDEVAFRQQKPEMVGDDMGILS; encoded by the exons ATGGGTTTTATCTGGAGTTATATCCCTGTTGCTACTGTTTTATTCTTTTTGGTTGCGTTTGAACAAGGTTCTTGCATGCCAACAAGTAATCAAGTTAGCG ATTACGCGAAGAGACGCATGACTGCGGATGAAGCGGTTGATGTCCAGAAATTGCTGAAGGATGCCTCGCAAGAGTTAACGAACGAACAAGTCCTCCGGGTTTTGAGAAGATCAATCCTTCTTTATTTCAAAGTCTGCCTGTTCCCTTACCCGCCTCCAACGGTCGATGAGCTGCCTGGTCCTGAGG GAGTCTTGGAAGATGACCACACTCCAGCGGCAAAAGAGAAAGGACTCCGAGAACTCCTTCTTGAAAGTGTACAGCTCACCGACCCAGAGAAAACATTGGAGTTCCTAAAATCTTCCATAAAGTTTAGGCTTTTGTATTGCTCCTTACCGACCTTCAACGCCAGCTTCCCTATGCACACCACACAGGAAACCGCTTCAGAGATAACGGAGGGAATTAGCCCTGGGAACTCCACAGTAAACCTGGACCAGACGGGAACTGGTCAGGCAGTGAGTAACTCTCTTGAGGTAGACACACAAGGAAGTATTAAGAGAGAAGCATCTGATGAAATCAACAACGAAAAAACGCTTTCAATCGTGGCTGAGCCGGAAGCAAAATCAGCCCCTTCGCCAAATAAAGTCTCGCTGACCCAAGCTGTGGAGAACGATCCCGCAGAAGAAAGGGAGTCCAAAAAGAACTTAAACAGTGCTAAACCCGATCTAGAAAGCAGACTTGAGACTCAGTCGCCGATCAACTCACAGAAAAACCAATTGGATTTTTTGCGTCAGAACAAGGCTACCCGGGTCGGGACCATCATACAGAATTCAGCAGGTATCGGTATAAGAAAGGTATCCATGTCAAAGAAACTGAATGGTTCCCCAAGCACCGATCCCCGTTCAAGTTCAGAGATAATTGATTCTAACAAAAAACCGTCAAACCCTCTTGTTGGTGGGTCTGACATGGTATTTCCGGCTAATCAGGAACATAAAAACGAACATCCTTCCTTGGAAACTTCGGAAAAAGCCAGAAAAGCCGGGAACAGCAACGAAGGCGAGTTCAGAAGTGTAATGAGAATCAACTACGACGAAGTGGCATTCAGGCAACAGAAGCCAGAAATGGTGGGAGATGATATGGGCATTCTCAGTTAG